ATGAAAATCTTTACAGAGCTTTTGCTTCTGCACCTGTAGAAACTGTGATAGAAAGCGAAGTAGAAGTAAAGCAGTCCCCAACAAGTGCTGAGGTAAAAGGACAGGCAATGCAACTTGATCTTTTTGCCAACTTTGAAGAGCTGGATCAGGCTACCACTACAAAAACTTCTATTGAGCACAATGATCACCTTTATCAGTTCATAGACAATCCAAAGGCTCAGAGAAAGCTGGTAGAAAACCTGTTGAAACAAAAATCCGTTTGTTTTGATACAGAAACCACTTCATTAAATGAGCTGGAAGCAGAACTGGTGGGAATGAGCTTTTCCTACAAAAAAGGACTGGCGTATTATATTCCACTATCTGAAGACAGAGATGAAGTTTTGAAGACTTTGGAAATTTTCAGACCGTTTTTTGAAAAAGAAGACCTGCTGAAAATTGCCCACAACTTAAAATTCGATTATAAAATATTAAAGCAATACGACATCACTGTTAAAGGTGCCATGTTCGATACCATGATTGCCCATTATCTGTTGAATCCGGACGGAAGACACGGTATGGATTATCTATCAGAAGTATACCTGAACTATAAGCCCGTCTCCATTGAAACTATCATTGGAAAGAAAGGTAAAAAACAAGGAAACTTCAGAGATGCTGACCTAAGAACCCAGACAGATTATGCTGCTGAAGATGCAGACGTAACATTCCAATTGTATGAGTTATTTGCTCCACAATTGAAAAAAGAAAATCTGGAAGAACTTTTCTTTAACATAGAAATGCCTCTGATGGAAGTTCTGGCCAAAATGGAACTTACAGGAATTTCTCTGGACGAGAAATGGCTGGCTCAGGAAAGTATTGATCTTGAAAATGATCTGAAACAATTAGAAACTACAATTTTTGAACTTTCAGAAGAAGAATTCAACATGAACTCACCAAAACAATTGGGTGAAATTTTGTTTGAAAAGATGCAGCTTGATCCAAAGGCAAAGAAAACAAAGACCGGACAGTACGCTACCTCAGAAGATGTACTTCAAAAATTGGCCTCAAAACATGAGATTATCAAGCATATCCTGGAATACAGAACCTACCAGAAGCTAAAATCAACCTATGTAGATGCTTTGCCGTCACAGATTGACAAACATGATAACAGGGTACATACCAACTTCTCACAGACTACAGCGGCTACAGGTCGTTTGGCAAGTGTGAATCCTAACCTGCAGAATATTCCGATCAGAACATTGAGAGGACAACAAATTCGTGGAGCTTTTGTTTCAGGAGAAGGAAAGAAGATTATTTCTGCCGATTATTCACAGATTGAGCTTCGCCTTATCGCTGAAATTTCAGGAGAAGATAACATGATCAAGGCTTTCCAGGATGGTGAAGATATTCACGCTTCCACAGCAGCTAAGCTATTCAAAATTCCTTTGGAAGAGGTTTCTAAAACACAGAGAAGCCAAGCTAAAACAGTAAACTTTGGTATTATCTACGGTCAGGGTGCTTTTGCATTGGCAGAGCAAACCGGATTGTCTCGTACTGAAGCCAAGCAGATGATTGAAGCTTATTTTGAAACCTATCCAAAACTGAAAGAATACATGGCAGAGCAGGTGAATAAAGCCCGTCAGCAAGGATATGTAGAAACAATTTTAGGAAGAAAACGTCATTTAAAAGATATCAATTCCAACAATTTCGTTGTGAGAGGGCACGCAGAAAGAAATGCGGTAAACGCTCCGGTTCAGGGAAGTGCTGCGGATGTTGTAAAACTGGCGATGATTAAAATCGATAGAGAACTGGATGAACAGCAATTAAAAACAAAAATGCTGCTTCAGGTACATGACGAATTGGTATTTGAATCCCCGATTGATGAAATTGAGTCTGCTTCAAAACTGATCAAAACTGAAATGGAAAATGCCTTAAAAACACAGGTTCCATTGTTGGTAGAGATTGGGGTAGGAGATAACTGGCTGGAAGCTCATTAATAAAAACATAATTTCAAATTTATCTTTGAACAATAAACAAAAACTTCTGCTTGTAAGCGGAAGTTTTTGTTTATTGCAAAAGGAAAATAAAACGGTATAATAGATTTCTGTTTTAAAATTATAATATTTTCATCAAAAAAATAACCCCTTATTGATAAGTTTTACAGGCTTTCCTTGTTTATGATATTTCCAGCCAAGTTCTACTGCTTCAGCTATTTTAGATTTGATAATACTGGGAGTGATTTCCATAAATTCTCGCCCATAAGATTCAGATCTACAAAAACCAATATTGATTAGAAGAATTTGTCCATCGTTTTCATGTTGTACAGGAATTTCATATTCAATATCATGTTTTTCATTGTGTGAAATCTTCTTTCTTATTTTCCAATAAAAAATATCATCATCAACAATAATCTTTCTAAGTCCCTTTTTTGCGATAGCCATGGTGTATTAATTTGAGAGAAAGGTTTTATTTTAGATAAAAAACCTGGCTATAATAGAAAAATACAGCCAGCTTTTTAATTTTTGTGATGTTATTTAAACATCAAATTCAATTTCACCTACATAATACAATTTGTTTTCTTCCCCATCCACAGAAACGGGATTAGGAATAACAAACCTACTGGCAAAAACAATAGTATTTACAGGAGTATCTAACCCCATTTCGTTAAGTTTCTTCTCAAGGATCGGAAGCCATTGATCTGCATAAGAATATTCTGAAAACTTTTCATAAAGGCCTAATCGTTCGTCCTCAAAGCCATATTCTATAAAGTC
This genomic interval from Chryseobacterium joostei contains the following:
- the polA gene encoding DNA polymerase I — translated: MDATQDKRLFLIDAYAMIFRGYYALIRNPRLTSKGLDTSAIFGFTNSLIELIRREKPSHLAVVFDVGRASVRTDDFADYKANRSETPEAIKIAVPYIHRILEGMHIPILGVEGYEADDVIGTIACKAEKEGYTTFMVTPDKDFAQLVTDKIKIYKPGLKGGDIEILGVEEVKAKYEIEDPKQVIDYLAMMGDAVDNIPGLEGVGEKTAMKFLKEFGSIENLLANTDKLKGKLKEKVEASAERGILSKKLATIICDVPVEFHQEQYDLETPDFEKVKEVFEEIEFRRLYENLYRAFASAPVETVIESEVEVKQSPTSAEVKGQAMQLDLFANFEELDQATTTKTSIEHNDHLYQFIDNPKAQRKLVENLLKQKSVCFDTETTSLNELEAELVGMSFSYKKGLAYYIPLSEDRDEVLKTLEIFRPFFEKEDLLKIAHNLKFDYKILKQYDITVKGAMFDTMIAHYLLNPDGRHGMDYLSEVYLNYKPVSIETIIGKKGKKQGNFRDADLRTQTDYAAEDADVTFQLYELFAPQLKKENLEELFFNIEMPLMEVLAKMELTGISLDEKWLAQESIDLENDLKQLETTIFELSEEEFNMNSPKQLGEILFEKMQLDPKAKKTKTGQYATSEDVLQKLASKHEIIKHILEYRTYQKLKSTYVDALPSQIDKHDNRVHTNFSQTTAATGRLASVNPNLQNIPIRTLRGQQIRGAFVSGEGKKIISADYSQIELRLIAEISGEDNMIKAFQDGEDIHASTAAKLFKIPLEEVSKTQRSQAKTVNFGIIYGQGAFALAEQTGLSRTEAKQMIEAYFETYPKLKEYMAEQVNKARQQGYVETILGRKRHLKDINSNNFVVRGHAERNAVNAPVQGSAADVVKLAMIKIDRELDEQQLKTKMLLQVHDELVFESPIDEIESASKLIKTEMENALKTQVPLLVEIGVGDNWLEAH
- a CDS encoding immunity 22 family protein, translated to MDKETSHFWLGYFKNEEDFYDFVEEDENYYLEEENDDQYVSKFAESQGIKWFDDDFIEYGFEDERLGLYEKFSEYSYADQWLPILEKKLNEMGLDTPVNTIVFASRFVIPNPVSVDGEENKLYYVGEIEFDV